A window of the Blastopirellula sediminis genome harbors these coding sequences:
- a CDS encoding SMI1/KNR4 family protein, producing MRREGMTERFLACWFNTYPPAPEEEITKLLATRPWLPHDYLEFLRMTDGAVLEMFVFYGLANGHVFPIARSEFYVKPYGSDDWVAVGQLPSGDAFVIHRSGSIATIGSDPLPDEPVPLCDSFQTLIEDICCGEWYTEFFGGPPVESEWLDHIRAKGWSR from the coding sequence ATGCGACGCGAAGGCATGACGGAAAGGTTTCTCGCATGCTGGTTCAATACATATCCTCCTGCTCCCGAAGAGGAAATCACGAAGCTACTGGCGACTCGCCCGTGGTTGCCCCACGATTACCTTGAGTTTCTTCGAATGACGGACGGGGCGGTACTCGAGATGTTTGTGTTCTACGGCCTTGCGAATGGACATGTTTTTCCAATCGCCAGGTCAGAATTCTACGTCAAGCCTTACGGATCAGACGACTGGGTTGCCGTCGGTCAACTTCCCAGTGGCGACGCCTTTGTGATTCATCGTTCCGGTTCGATCGCCACGATTGGCAGCGATCCACTTCCCGATGAACCTGTTCCCTTGTGCGATAGTTTCCAGACGCTTATCGAAGATATTTGCTGTGGTGAGTGGTACACGGAGTTTTTTGGAGGACCGCCGGTTGAAAGCGAATGGCTCGACCATATCCGAGCCAAGGGATGGTCACGCTAA
- a CDS encoding HAD-IA family hydrolase: MIILTIDVGGTNVKMLTTAIDEKRAFPSGPDLTPEQMVAGVKEKTADLEYDVISIGVPTPVVQGKIFREPHNLGKGWVGFDFEAALGKPTKMTNDAAMQAMGDYHGGRMLFLGLGTGLGSAMIVDGILQPMELAHLPFKNSKTFEDYIGVRGLERLGKKKWRATVLEVVKLLKAALEAEYVILGGGNARLVDEPPPNTTLGNNNNAFLGGFRMWDQSIGGASLRVEEREAPRVIRHTGESDNKITTLFLDIGGVLLTNGWDHNARILAAKEFHLDYAQLDERHHLTFDKLETGRLSLDEYLDRVVFYQQRTFSRRDFQEFMLNQSQELPEMLEFMTAVKKKNRLHVIAVSNEGRELNEYRIKNFQLGNLFDCFISSCFVHLRKPDVEMYRLAMDVAHAQPKQIAYVDDRPMFVEIARALGINGICHRSLRETKHSLLALGLDVDV, encoded by the coding sequence ATGATTATCTTGACCATCGACGTCGGCGGCACCAATGTCAAAATGCTCACCACGGCGATCGACGAAAAGCGAGCCTTTCCGTCCGGCCCCGATCTGACGCCGGAGCAAATGGTCGCAGGGGTCAAAGAGAAGACGGCCGACCTGGAATATGACGTCATTTCGATCGGCGTTCCCACTCCGGTCGTCCAGGGCAAGATCTTCCGCGAACCGCATAACCTGGGCAAAGGTTGGGTCGGGTTCGATTTTGAAGCGGCGCTCGGCAAGCCGACCAAGATGACCAACGACGCCGCGATGCAGGCGATGGGGGACTACCACGGCGGGCGGATGCTCTTCCTGGGTCTGGGAACCGGACTCGGTTCGGCGATGATCGTCGACGGCATCTTGCAGCCGATGGAACTCGCGCACCTTCCCTTCAAGAACAGCAAAACATTCGAAGATTACATCGGCGTGCGTGGGCTGGAGCGGCTCGGCAAAAAGAAATGGCGCGCCACCGTGCTGGAAGTGGTCAAACTGCTGAAAGCGGCGCTCGAAGCGGAGTATGTGATTCTTGGCGGCGGCAACGCGCGTCTGGTCGACGAACCACCGCCGAACACGACCCTGGGGAACAACAACAACGCCTTCCTCGGCGGGTTCCGCATGTGGGATCAATCGATCGGCGGCGCCTCGCTACGAGTGGAAGAGCGGGAAGCTCCTCGCGTTATCCGACATACCGGCGAATCGGACAATAAGATCACGACGCTGTTCCTCGATATCGGCGGCGTGCTGCTGACCAACGGTTGGGATCACAACGCCCGCATCCTGGCCGCGAAGGAATTTCACCTCGACTACGCACAGCTTGACGAACGACATCACCTCACGTTCGACAAGCTCGAAACCGGGCGGCTGAGTCTGGACGAGTACCTCGATCGCGTCGTCTTCTATCAACAGCGAACGTTCAGCCGTCGTGACTTCCAAGAGTTCATGCTCAACCAGTCTCAGGAACTGCCGGAGATGTTGGAGTTCATGACCGCCGTCAAAAAGAAGAATCGCCTGCACGTGATCGCGGTCAGCAACGAAGGACGCGAGCTGAACGAGTATCGGATCAAAAACTTCCAGCTCGGCAATCTCTTCGACTGCTTCATTTCGTCCTGCTTCGTCCATCTGCGGAAGCCGGATGTCGAAATGTATCGCCTGGCGATGGACGTCGCCCACGCCCAGCCGAAGCAAATCGCCTATGTCGACGATCGTCCGATGTTCGTGGAGATCGCCCGAGCGCTAGGGATCAACGGGATCTGCCATCGCTCGCTGCGGGAAACGAAACATTCGCTGCTCGCGCTGGGGCTCGACGTCGACGTGTAG
- a CDS encoding rhomboid family intramembrane serine protease — MDALSPVSLLLLANSDMPPLRLPFTLTLLAALVGTAIWTNTHRGAIGEDDLRDYGYAPRHLLGFEWRRIFSSIFMTVGGWRFYASLLATAVFVGRLEWIYGATRTAVFFFAIHVATLLIESAAIIAPLRFFRHPLGNALHLTHDVGPSAGYYGCFGAVLSLSGFSAPFIGIVALYLALRIVRSLFFVGKNEPDLSADIAHLIAFTLGLAWGSVGQA, encoded by the coding sequence ATGGACGCATTAAGCCCTGTGTCGCTCCTGCTGCTCGCCAATTCCGACATGCCGCCGCTTCGCTTGCCGTTCACGCTGACGCTGCTCGCGGCGCTGGTGGGGACTGCGATCTGGACCAACACGCATCGCGGTGCGATCGGCGAGGACGATTTACGCGATTACGGGTACGCTCCCCGACATCTTTTGGGCTTTGAGTGGCGGCGGATCTTTTCCTCGATCTTCATGACCGTCGGCGGCTGGCGATTTTACGCGTCGCTGCTAGCGACGGCGGTCTTTGTCGGACGGCTGGAATGGATCTACGGCGCCACGCGGACGGCGGTCTTCTTTTTCGCGATTCATGTGGCGACGCTACTGATCGAATCGGCGGCGATTATCGCTCCGCTCCGCTTCTTCCGGCATCCGCTCGGAAACGCTCTCCATTTAACGCACGATGTCGGGCCTTCGGCCGGTTACTACGGATGCTTTGGCGCCGTACTTTCTTTGAGCGGCTTTTCAGCGCCCTTCATCGGGATCGTAGCGCTCTATCTGGCGCTCCGGATCGTGCGGAGCCTATTTTTCGTGGGAAAAAACGAGCCAGATCTGTCCGCAGACATTGCTCATCTTATCGCGTTTACGCTCGGACTCGCGTGGGGAAGCGTGGGGCAGGCGTAA
- a CDS encoding M90 family metallopeptidase has translation MFFSWLKRRSRDRIKGQPFPDDWKAFVAAHLWQYPALNAQEREKLQHSIAILFAEKNWEGCNGLELNDISKVAVAAQVGLMTLGLGEEYFDKVMSVLIYPAAYRAESQVATGGIVMSTQSDRLGEAWYRGPVILSLPDVFEGSQSPNHARNLVIHEFAHQLDMLNCSVADGIPPMETKEQAEAWIANFRRAYEQQVHDCQTGHRPLVDRYGATNEAEFFAVLSEAFFQTPKPLSTHDPGLYDVLRTYYRQDPLRWTH, from the coding sequence ATGTTTTTTTCCTGGTTGAAACGACGGTCGCGCGACAGGATCAAGGGGCAGCCCTTTCCTGACGATTGGAAGGCGTTCGTCGCAGCTCACCTGTGGCAATATCCGGCGCTCAATGCCCAGGAGCGTGAGAAACTGCAGCACTCGATCGCGATTTTGTTCGCCGAGAAGAATTGGGAAGGGTGCAACGGTTTGGAGCTGAATGACATCTCCAAAGTGGCGGTCGCCGCTCAGGTCGGCTTGATGACCTTGGGGTTGGGGGAAGAGTATTTCGACAAGGTGATGTCGGTCCTGATCTACCCTGCGGCCTATCGGGCCGAATCGCAGGTTGCGACCGGCGGCATCGTGATGTCGACGCAGTCCGATCGACTAGGAGAAGCCTGGTATCGCGGTCCAGTCATTTTGTCGTTGCCGGACGTCTTCGAAGGATCTCAGAGCCCCAACCATGCCCGCAACTTGGTGATTCACGAGTTCGCCCATCAGCTCGACATGCTCAACTGCAGCGTCGCCGACGGCATTCCGCCGATGGAGACGAAGGAGCAAGCGGAAGCGTGGATCGCCAACTTCCGCCGCGCCTACGAGCAACAGGTGCATGACTGCCAAACCGGTCATCGGCCACTTGTCGACCGATACGGCGCCACCAACGAGGCGGAGTTCTTCGCCGTCTTGTCCGAGGCGTTCTTCCAGACGCCCAAACCGCTCTCAACGCACGATCCTGGCCTGTACGACGTGCTCCGCACTTATTACCGCCAAGATCCGCTGCGATGGACGCATTAA